From Clavelina lepadiformis chromosome 9, kaClaLepa1.1, whole genome shotgun sequence, the proteins below share one genomic window:
- the LOC143470181 gene encoding androgen-induced gene 1 protein-like: protein MTFSRVALFHALAWIESLLALHSYHYFVLTHREQGYGGPWKYLTYLNMVLQLIYFSLCVGKDLVDYLKLRNVSNVMKNINDVAYAAVALPSTITVFVSFWAIYLIDREMIHPEELDEFIPQWANHMWHTAILVTIAESYFNNHKYPRRRVSLTVCSFFGLLYVAAIFWIHHEAGFWVYPFMDHLHGVWMVLFIVAELVFTWVCYFIGEAINSYARNTDIKVE, encoded by the coding sequence ATGACTTTCTCTAGAGTTGCACTTTTTCATGCTCTTGCCTGGATAGAGTCTCTCCTTGCTCTTCACAGCTATCACTATTTTGTTCTCACCCATCGTGAGCAAGGATATGGAGGACCATGGAAGTATCTCACTTATCTCAATATGGTGCTGCAGCTCATTTATTTTAGTCTTTGCGTCGGAAAAGACTTGGTAGATTATTTGAAGTTAAGAAATGTAAGTAATGTAATGAAGAATATAAACGATGTTGCGTACGCTGCAGTTGCATTGCCTTCCACAATCACAGTATTTGTGTCTTTCTGGGCCATTTATCTGATCGATCGTGAGATGATTCATCCAGAAGAGCTGGATGAATTCATCCCGCAATGGGCCAATCATATGTGGCACACTGCCATCTTGGTAACCATCGCCGAAAGTTATTTCAACAACCACAAGTATCCAAGGCGTCGCGTGAGCCTCACAGTTTGCTCTTTCTTTGGTTTGCTGTACGTTGCTGCCATCTTCTGGATTCATCATGAAGCAGGATTTTGGGTGTATCCATTCATGGACCATTTACATGGTGTGTGGATGGTTTTGTTCATTGTTGCTGAACTGGTCTTTACATGGGTTTGTTATTTCATTGGCGAAGCAATTAACAGTTATGCTAGAAACACTGATATAAAAGTGGAATAA